The Alnus glutinosa chromosome 3, dhAlnGlut1.1, whole genome shotgun sequence nucleotide sequence TGTAATGTTTGTGTGTTGTTTAGATCGCTGTTTTAAGTCAAATTTTTCTGGCTTAGGGTTTAtggggtcttgtacctctattCTCTGTAATTGCCTTCGGGTGTTCTTCAGTAATATATGGTGACTCATGttatctgttcaaaaaaaaaaaaaggtacatataaaagtaattatttattataaaatgttgtattaaacaaaataatacgAAATCtaatgttataaataaatagaataattaaaGTTACTCTTCACACAGATTTATCACGTACATTCATACATTACGTTAGTCGATGTAAATTAAATGAATGTGATCGAAGAATAACATATATAACTCTAATATCGATCATCGATATCATCCACAAAGAAGTACCCGtatatgtattttgttgttATAAAGAAGACTCAATAGTCAATAGCTCTAAGAATAGAAAGATTAATCCACCTAGCTCATGTTCATAATTCTGTCCAGTAATTCCCTTacaatgaaatcattttctttttggcttCCATCAATGATGCCCTTGTTATTTGCACACAGAGATGCGGGCTCTTGAGTGCAAATTGATCATATCTAGCCGAGAAGGCTATATCCTCCATGTTTTTGACAATGAAGTTCAAAGCTGTCTCCTTCAGGGATATGTAAGAACAAATATCAGAGATCTCTAAAACATCAAGAGCATTGGATGAATTCAAAGACCTAAGCATTTGACGCTCACAAAACTTCTGTAAGTACGAGATTTCGTACTTGTCTGCTGCTACTGACAAAGAGTATACATGCTTCTCCATCTTCTCTTTAGACAAGCTCCCAGTATAGAGAAACTCCACAAGACACTCGAGCTCTTCGTAGTTCAACTCCGACAGCGTTATGGTGTCCGTTGGTGCCGCTTTACATACATCTGAGTCTAGCATATTCTTAAAGATTTGTGATCTTGCTGCCTAAATATAACataatatacaaaataaaatatttaatatataatatgattttctcatttttatgaAATCAATATATGAGAGAGGGTAATTAATTAACCAGTAAGGCTCTATGCGCGGGCAGGGAAAGGCCATTATTGGCTGGCTTGAGCTGTATATCTGTGTGAATTTGATCCTTAAGTGCTGTAAAGAAACCAGTCCTAAGAAAGCTTGCTTCCTCTTTTAGTACATTTTCTATATCCTTCCTATCCGAAACCCAACGCGAAACATCTACGAGTGTCTG carries:
- the LOC133864079 gene encoding BTB/POZ domain-containing protein At3g56230, whose product is MDCVVCTSVPVILRPPRNTICGACYEGARSIINLINKLESEKKGSDTSPPNSCKTLVDVSRWVSDRKDIENVLKEEASFLRTGFFTALKDQIHTDIQLKPANNGLSLPAHRALLAARSQIFKNMLDSDVCKAAPTDTITLSELNYEELECLVEFLYTGSLSKEKMEKHVYSLSVAADKYEISYLQKFCERQMLRSLNSSNALDVLEISDICSYISLKETALNFIVKNMEDIAFSARYDQFALKSPHLCVQITRASLMEAKKKMISL